Genomic window (Terriglobia bacterium):
ACGGTTAATACGGGCTCACGCCAAGACGCAAAGGCGCAAAGACAGAAGCATTACTTATGACGAAACCGAAAACCGAAAACCGAAAACCGAAAACCCTGTCTTTAGACGATCTGGACCGGGCCATCTTAAACGAGATCCAGTCGCATTTTCCCATTGCGTCCCGGCCGTATGCCGAAGTGGGGAGAAGGGTAGGGGCCTCGGAAGAGGAGGTTTTGGCCCGGGTCGCGGCCATGGCCGACGGCGGCGTCATCCGGCGCCTGGGGGCCAACTTCACCTCCCGCAAGCTGGGCTACTCCAGCACCCTGGTCGCCGCCCGGGTGCCGCCGGATAAGCTGGACCACTTCGTGGCCGTGGTCAACCGCTACCCCGGGGTCACCCACAACTACCTGAGGCGGCACCGCTTCAACGTCTGGTTCACCCTCATCGCCGAATCGGCCGAGCGCCTCAACCAGATCCTGGAGGAAATCTCCCTGGCCTCAGGCGTGGCGGAAATCCTCAGCCTCCCGGCCCAGGAGATCTTCAAGATTAAAGTGGATTTCCCCGTGTAGGGGCCTGGCTTTCCCAGGGCACGCACAACACCGGGCAGGGCAGCAGGCGCACCACCTTTTCGGCGGTGGAGCCGAAAAAGACCTCCTCAATGGGTCCCCGGCCGCTCCGGCCATAGCCCCCCATGACAATCAAATCCGCCGCCAGATCCCGGGCCACCACGGCAATTTCCTGAAAGGGGATGCCCACGGTCACCATGCTGGTCACCTCCAGGCCTGAAGCGCAGCACTTCCCCAGAAATGCATCCAGGTTCTGTTGGGCCTCTTCCCGAAAGGCGGGCAGGAGGGTGTCCGGCGCCACTTTCAGGTGCTCCGCCATCCGGGCCACGATCCGCTGTTGGATGACGTGCAGGAGAACAATTTTGGCCCCGAACTGCCGGGCCAGTTTTTGGGCCACCTGGAAGGCGGCGCCGGCGCAATCGGAAAAGTCGGTGGCTACCAGAATGGCTTTGAAATCCATCGGGAAGTTCCCCCTCAATCGGGCCCGGGCCCGGGGTGAGGCCGGCAGGGCCCGCCAGGCCCGCCGGGTTATTTTAATTTCGCCTTGATTTTCTTAAACATTTCCCCGGCGTTGTCAAAGAACCCCACTTCCCTGAGCAGCACCTTGCCGCTTTTATCCACCAGCACCGTGGTGGGGGTGCCGCTGATATCGAAGAGGTCAACGCCGATGGCCCAATCGGGATCGGGCACCATGGGGAAAGGCACTTTATAAGCGGCTTTGAACCGCTGTAAGGACGACCCATCATCGCTCTCGCCCACCGCAATAAACTTTAGCTTGTCTTTGAGGTCCGATTTTGCCACCAGATTGTACAACCGGTTCACGACCGGCGCCTGCTCCACGCAGTGGGGTCAGGTGGTGCGCGTAATTTCTATCAGGACATACGGAGCCTTGATGTCCTGGAGGGTAAATGGCCCCGGCTTTTCCAGACCCAGGTAATTCTGGTCCTCTTGGGAGAGGGCGCCGGAGAACTTGAGAGCGGCAATTTTTTGCTGCAACGGGGCCGCCGCCGACAGTGACACCATGGCCAGCCAGATCGTCAGGCAGCCGGCCAGCAGCAGGGCCTTCAACTTTTTCCGGGCCCGGTGGAGCCTGATCTTGACGTTGTCCACGGTGATCCCCAGGATCTCGGCGATTTCCCGCTGGCTGAACTCGCTGATATCCGAAAGAATGATGACACTGCGGAGCGACTCGGGCAGATGGTTGACCAGACCGAAGACACATTTGCGCATCTGGCCTTGTTCCAGTTCTTTCTGAATCGTGGGCGCCTTGGCCGCGGCCGGCTCTCCGGAGATTTCTTCCAGGCCTAAATTGGCGGTTTTCCCTTGCCGGCGGAAATAATCCTGGCAGATATTGTAGGCAATCCTAAATATCCAGGCTTTTAGCTTGGAGGCATCCCTGACGTCTGCCAGGTTATGGTTGATTCTGATAAAGGTCTCCTGCACCAGGTCATCGGCCACCCATTCGTTTCTCACCGTATGCAGAATGAATCTTCTGACCTTCTGGTAATACTGATCGTAAATCTCCGTGAGGTGCATCTCTGACCCCGGTCAATTCATGAACCGCATTTCGGACTGCACTTATCGTTTGGCAAGGGGCAGGCATCCCCTTCCTGACCCGTTAGGGTTCTGACGCTGTTCTTCATCAGCATATTGATATTATTCTTAATTTTGTAAGCACATTCCACCGCCGCTTGAATATCCTCCGGGGCCAGGCCGCAGGCCTGGGCCTTCTGGTAATAGTAGTCAAAACAGGGAATACAGTTGGCCGCAACTGCCGCCCCCAGGCAAACCAATAATTGGGTTTTTTCTTCCATGGATCGTCTGCCCTCCTGATTCTGCTGGATTATCCTAAAGACGTCAAAGATCGCCAAAAGGTTACAGCGGTCTCTCCTCATGTTTCTCCGGTCTCGCCCCACTCCAGGGTCAGGAGGATGGCATCTTCGCGGGTGTCTTCGTAGTAGCCGGGGCGGCGGCCCACTTCTCTGAATCCGAAGGACTCATACAGGGCCTGGGCCGCCAGGTTGGAGGTCCGCACCTCCAGCCAGGCGAGCGCGGCCCCCAGCTCCCGGGCCTGGGCCAGGCCTTCGGCCAGCAACCGCCGGGCAATGCCCCGGCGGCGGCGGTCGGGAGCCACCGCCAGGTTGAGGATGTGCATTTCGTCGAGGACGACCCAGAAAATGAGGTAGCCCCAGGTCTGCCAGGGCTGAGGGGGGGGCTCGAGCTCGGCCGCCGACACGAGCGGCCGGACCGGTCCGGCTCGGCGCTCCTCTGTCCCGCGGGAGAGCGCTCGGTGGCGCTCGTGGTGGACGAGGTGCTCGGTCGGAGGGAGGTGGTGGTGAAGCCGCTCCGGCCGCCCCTGGGCCTCCTCAAGGAGTACTCCGGCGCCGCGCTGCTGGAGGACGGCTCGGTGGTGCTCGTGCTCGATCCCGCGGCGCTCCTCCCCTGACCGGCGCGATCCGCCCTACGCCAGGTGCCGCTCGATCAGCCGCCTGATCTGCTCCTTCGGCGCCGCGCCGATCATCTGGTCCACCACCCGCCCCCCCTTGAACACCATCAGGGTCGGGATGCTCCTTATGCCGAAGCGGTTCGAGAGGTCGCCGCTCTCGTCCACGTTCACCTTCGCGACCACCGCGCGACCGGCCATTTCCGACGCCAGCTGCTCCAGCGACGAGGCGATCGTCTTGCACGGGCCGCACCACGCCGCCCAGAAGTCCACGAGGACGGGGGCCTCGATCCTCTTGATCTCCTCGTCGAAGTTGCCGTCGTTCAGGTGTACGATCGGGTCGTCGGGCATCGCTCCTCCAGGGACCGCTCGTGCTGGGCTCGGAACCGCCGCCGGCAATATAGCATGCGCGCTTTCACGCGATCGAAGCCGGATCCGCCACGCGCCCGCCGGCGGTTCGGACAGCATTTCCTCGCGGATTCGCGGGCCGTCCACCGCATCGTGGACGCGCTCGCGCCCGCAGCGGACGAGCCCGTTCTCGAGATCGGCCCGGGGCAGGGAGCGCTGACCTCGCGCCTGATCGGCGCCGCCTCGCGTATCGCCGCGGTCGAGGTGGACCGTGGGCTGGCCGCGGCGTTGCGTCAGAGGTTCGACCCCGAGAAGCTCCTGCTGTTCGAGCGCGACGTGCTGAGCCTCGATCTCGCGGACGTCGCCCCCGCGCTGTCGTGCCCGCCGGGCGCGCCGCTCGCCGTCGTCGGGAATCTCCCCTACAACATCTCGAAGCCGGTCGCCATGAAGCTCGTGGCCGAGCGCGAATCGGTGTCGAGGGCGGTCCTGATGTTCCAGCGCGAGGTCGCCGACCGCCTGACGGCCGGGTTCGGCACCCGCGCCTACGGCCCGCTCACGGTCCTCGCCGGCCGCGCCTACCGCGTGACCGCTCTCTTCGACCTGTCTCCCGCGGCGTTCCGTCCGCGCCCCGCGGTGACGTCGACCGTCACTCGATGGGAGCGCCGTCCGCCCGACGACCTGCCCCCGGCCCTCGAGCCCGCGCTCCGCGCCTGCCTCGCGGCCTGCTTCGCCCATCGCCGCCAGACGCTCCTGAACAACGTCCGGGCCGCCCTCCCGGGCGGGGTCGACGAGGCCCGCGCTCTCCTCGCCTCCGCCGGTCTCGACCCGGGCGCCCGCGCCGAAGCCGTGCCCCCCGAGGGGTTCCTGATCCTGGCGAGCTTTTGGCCGCGCGGCGACTGATATACTGGACCGCCACGGAAGCCGAAGTTGAGCCGACCCCCGAAAAACCAACGGGCGACGGGAGACGGGAAGCCCGCCGGGAGCTTTCCCGCCCTGGCGATCGTCCTCGTGACGTTGGCGTCGGTGATCCCCTACGCGCCGGTGATGGGCGGCGGGTTCGCGCAGGACGACCACGCGATCGTCGAGCAAAACCCCCTGGTCCGCGGCGGCGGGATCGCCGCGATCTTCGGCACGGACTACTGGAGCGGCGGGGCGCCCGGCGGCGAGTCGGCGCTCTACAGGCCCGTCACGATCCTGAGCTTCGCCGCCGAGCGCGGGTCCGACGGGAGCGTGGACCCGGCCGGCGCCCACCGGGTGAACATCGCCCTCCACGCGCTGGTGTCGCTCGCGCTCCTCTTCCTCGCGCGGCGCTGCGGCGCTTCGTGGCACCTCGCGGCGGCGGCGGGGCTCCTCTTCGCGGTGCAGCCCGTCCACTCGGGCGCCGTATCGGGGCTCGTCGGGCGCGCGGAGGTCCTCGCCGCGCTGTTCACGATCGGGGCGCTCCTCGCCCACACGGCGGCGGGACCCTGGGGCGGCGCACGGCGCTCCCGCCTCGCGCCGGCCGCCCCGTACCTGTCGGGGGCGATGGTCTTCCTCGCGCTGGGATCGAAGGAAACGGCGATCGCCGCGCCCTTCCTGCTCGCCGCGCTCGACCTCGCCTTCCGTCCGCCGGAGCGGCACCGTCGCCTCGAGTGGCTGGGCGCGCGAGCGTTCGCCCTGGCGCCGACGGTCGTGGCGTCGCTCGCGTTCCTCGCCCTACGCGCCCGCGCGCTCGGGAGCGCCTTCGCCGTCCAGAAGCCGGTCCTCGCGGACAACCCGCTGGTGGCGCTCCACGGCGTCGAGCGCGTCGCCACCGCCCTCGGTCTCGCCGCCCGCGCGGCGGGCCTGATGATCCTCCCGCTGCGGCTCACCCCCGACTACTCCGGCCCCGTGATCCCTAGGGAGACGGGGATCCTGGCCCCGCTCCCGCTCGCCGGCGTCCTCGTCCTCCTGGTCCTGGCTCTCCTCGCCCTCGCTCCCGCGCTCCTCCGGCCGGCGCGCTCCGCCGGCGGGCCGGACCCGTTCGGCCTCCTCCGCCGCTCGGCGTTCGCCGCGACCTTCTGCCTCCTCCCCTACCTCGTGGTCGGCAACCTCCTCGTGCCGATCGGCGTGATCTTCGCCGAGCGGCTCCTCTACCTCCCTTCCGCCGGCTTCTGCCTCCTGGTCGCGTGCGCCGCCGAGGAAGTGCTCGCGCGCTCGCGGCCCACGGGAGGCGCGAGGCGGCCGATCGCTGCGGCGCTCCTCACCCTCCTCGCGGCCGCGTGCCTCGGCGCCGCGGTGCGGACCTCGAGGGCGAGCGCCGAATGGCGGAGCGACGAGCGGCTCTGGGAGGCCGCGGTCCGATCGACCCCGACGAGCCCGCGGGCGCAGTTCACCCTGGGGAAGATCCGCGAGGAGCACGGACGCGACGGCGAGGCGTACGAGCTGTTCGACCGCGCGACCCGCCTCTGGCCCTATTTCTCGTCGGCATGGTACGAGAAGGGGCTCCTCCTCTCGAAGCGCGGCGATCTCGCGCCGGCCGAGGCGGCGTTCCGCAAGGCGATCGACCAGAATCCCCGGCTCGAGGGGGCGGTTCTGGGCCTCGGCGCCGCCCTCGAGCGACTGGGCCGGCGCGAGGACGCGGCGCGGGCACTCAGGGAGGCGGCCGGGCGGCTTCCCCGCTCCGCCGGGATCGCCGAGGCGCTCGGCGACGTCCTCTTCCGCTCGGGACGTTACGGCGAGGCCGCCGATGCCTACCATCGCGCCGCGTCGCTCGGCCGCCCCGATCTCGCCGCGCGCGAGCGAGCGGCGAGGGCGAGAGCGGCCGGGGCGTAGGCCCGCGCGGCCTCGCCGCGTCTCGCTCTGATATACTCCGTCCCTCGCACGTCCTGAGCGACCCGCGAGGAGACGCGGGAGTTCCGGTGCCATCCCCACCGCGCATCGAGATCGTTCCCCTGGGCGGGCTCGGCGAGTTCGGCATGAACCTCATGCTCTACCGCCACGGGCAGGACTGCATCGTGGTGGACGCCGGGATGATGTTCCCGGGGGCCGAGCACCTCGGCGTCGACGTGGTGATCCCGAATCTCGACTACCTGGACGTCTGCGGGACGATCCACGGCGTGCTGCTCACCCACGGGCACGAGGATCACACCGGCGCTCTCCCCTACCTCCTGGCGCGGCGCGAGGTCCCGGTCCACGCCGCCCCGTTCACCCTCGGGCTCGTCAGGGCCCGTCTCTCCGAGCACGACCTCGCCGTGCGCGGCCTCCTGCGCCCGCTTCCCACCGACGGCACGAAGCTCACGCTCGGCCCGTTCGCGATCGAGACGCTGCCGGTCGCCCACTCGATCCCCCAGGCCGCGATGCTGGTCATCCGCACTCCCGTGGGGACCGTGGTCCACACCGCCGACTTCAAGCTCGATCCGACCCCGATGGACGGCGTGGGCGCGGATCTCTCGGTGCTGGCGCGCCTGGGCGACGAGGGAGTCCTGGCGCTGCTGTCCGACAGCACCAACGCGGACCGGCCGGGATTCACCCCGGGCGAGCGGACGGTGGTCCCCGTGCTCGATTCCCTCCTCGCGTCGGCGCGGGCGCGGGTGTTCGTCACGTCGTTCGCGAGCAACATAGAGCGCCTCCAGCAGGTGACCGCGCTGGCGGGGCGGCACGGCCGGAAGGTCGCGCTCCTCGGCGCGTCGATGCTGGGGCACTCCGACGTCGCGGAGCGCCTCGGCCTCCTCAAGATCCCGGCGGGCCTCAGGGTCGACGCCGAGACGGCGATGAACCTCCCCCGCGAGCGGGCCCTGATCCTGGCGACCGGATCGCAGGGCGAGCCGATGTCCGCGCTGGCCCGCATCGCGGTGGACGAGCACCGCGACGCGCGCGTCGAGGAAGGCGACCTGGTCATCCACTCGGCGCGGACCATCCCCGGGAACGAGAAGAGCATCGGCCGGATGATCAACCACCTCCTTCGCCGCGGCGCCGACGTGGTGACCCAGGCGGAGGCTCCGGTCCACGTGTCGGGGCATCCGGCCCGCGAGGAGCTCAAGCTGCTCCTCCGTCTCCTCCGCCCGAAGTTCCTGATCCCGATCCACGGGGAGTACCGGCAGCTCAGGGAGCACGCACGGGTCGGGCGCGAGGCGGGCCTGGCGAGCGACGCGGTGATCGTCGCCGACTCCGGCGACCTGATCGCGCTGACCGAGAACGAGTGCCGCATCGTGGACCGGGTTCCCGTGGGCCAGGTGTTCATCGACGACGCGCTCGAGGAGGTGGATCTCTCCGTCCTGAGGGACCGCCGCCGGATCGCCGGCGACGGCATCGTGGTCACGGTGGTCGCGGTCGATCGCGTCAGCGGCGGCGTGAACGGCACCCCCGAGATCATCAGCCGCGGCTTCCTCCCGGAGGGCGGCGAGGAGACCGTGCTCGAGGAGGCCCGTCACGTGGTCAGCCTGTCGCTCGCCGAGGCGACGCCGGAGGAGCGGGCGGACGAGGGGCTCCTGAAGGCGCGCATCGCCACGGACCTGAAGCGCTTCTTGCGGCGCCGCACCCAGCGCCGCCCTCTGATCGTCCCGGTGCTGGTGGAGCTGTAGCGATGGACGTGTCGAGCCGGCGACCGCGGAAGCGCCACGGCCTCGGCGAGGTCGTGGGGATCCTCCTGCTCACGCTCGCCGCCGTGGTCGTGCTCGCTCTGGCCACCTACGACACCGCCGACCCGAGCCTCTTCCACTGGCTCCCCGCGCCCAGGCCGACCCACAACTGGACCGGCTGGGTGGGCGCGTCGATCGCCGAGGGGCTCGTGCAGTGCTTCGGCCTCGCGGCGTTCCTGGTCCCCCTCATCCTGGCGCTCATCGGATGGACCCGGCTCACCGGACACGGCTTCGCCGCGTCGTACGAGAAGCTCCTGGGCTACGGGGTGGTCCTCGTCGCGCTCTCGGCCCTCCTCGACCTCCTCTACGGCTCGGTGGCGTTCGGCGGCTGGAACCCGTCGGCGGGAGGCGAGCTGGTGGGACGGGGCGCCGCCTCCGCCCTCGTGGCGCTCCTGGGGGGGAGCGGAGCGTGGATCGCCGCGGCGGGATGCCTCGCCGCCGGCATCGTGCTCGCGACCCGGTTCTCGTTCGTCCGTGCCGGCGAGACGCTCCTCCAAGCGACCGCGGCGCTCGGCCGCCGCGCCGCGGCCCGCTTCGCGGCGTTCAGGGAGTCGCGGCGGCGCGCCGCGCAGAAGCGCGCGCTGATCCGCAAGCACGCCAAGCGCGCCGCCTCCTCCCCGGCCCCTTCCGAGGCGGCCGAGGAGCCGGTCCCCGCTCCGGACGCGAAGCCGCGCCCTTCCATCCGCGTTCCCCAGGAGCCCGAGGTCGTCGCCGCGAAGCCCGCGCGCCCGATGGTGCCCGTCGGTCCGGCGCCGAAGCCCGCGGCCCCATCGCGCCAACCGCAGCTCCCGATGGAGCACGGCGACGGCGGGATCGCCCTTCCGCCCATCGAGCTCCTGAACGAGCCCGCGCCGCAGCAAGGAGAGGACGAGAAGGAGCTGCTCGCCCGCGCCCGCCAGATCACCGAGAAGCTCCGCGAGTTCGCGCTCGAGGGGAGCGTCGTCGCGATCCATCCCGGCCCCGTGGTCACCACGTTCGAGTTCAAGCCCGAGGCCGGCGTCAAGTACTCGAAGGTCACCGGTCTCGTGGACGACCTCTGCCTCGCGCTCAAGGCGGAGTCGGTGCGCATCGACCGGATGCCCGGCCGCTCCACCATCGGTGTCGAGGTCCCGAACCGCCACCAGGAGACGATCTACCCGCGCCAGCTCCTGTCGTCCGAGCGCTTCAGAGGCTCGAAGTCCAAGCTCTCCCTCGCTCTCGGGAAGGACATCAGCGGCGCCGTGTTCACCGCGGAGCTCGACCGGATGCCGCACCTCCTGATCGCCGGCGCGACCGGCGCGGGAAAGTCGGTGGGCTTGAACGGGATGATCGCCAGCATCCTCTACAAGGCCTCGCCGCGCGACGTCCGGTTCATCATGATCGACACCAAGATGATCGAGCTGGGGATCTACGCCGACATCCCCCACCTCCTGATCCCGGTCGTCACCGACCCGAAGGCCGCCTCCACCGCCCTCAAGTGGGGGGTAAGGGAGATGGAGCAGCGCTACCGCAAGCTCGCCTCGGTGGGCGTGCGGAACCTCGAGCAGTACAACGCGCTCCTCGCCCAGGAGCCGGGCCGCACGATGACCGACGAGCGCACGGGCGAGCCGATCCCCCTCGGCCATCTCCCCTACGTCGTGATCGTCATCGACGAGATGGCCGATCTCATGATGGTCTCGTCGGCCGACGTCGAGGAGTCGGTGATGCGGCTCGCCCAGATGGCCCGGGCCGTCGGGATCCACATGATCCTCGCCACCCAGCGGCCGTCGGTGGACGTGATCACCGGGACCATCAAGGCCAACTTCCCGGCGCGGATCGCCTACCGGGTGTCGCAGCGCGTCGACTCGCGGACGATCATCGACCAGGGGGGGGCGGAGCAGCTCCTCGGACGCGGCGACATGCTGTTCCTTCCGTCCGGCTCCTCGCGACTGGTCCGGCTGCACGGAGGGTTCGTCACGGAGGCGGAGCTGAACCGGATCACCGCGTTCCTGAAGAAGCAGGCCAAGCCGGTCTACGACGAGTCGGTGCTCAAGGAGCCCGAGGAGGAGCGGACGGGCTACGACGCCGGCGAGCGGGACTCCATGTTCGTCGACGCCGTCCGCATGGTC
Coding sequences:
- a CDS encoding AsnC family transcriptional regulator, with the translated sequence MTKPKTENRKPKTLSLDDLDRAILNEIQSHFPIASRPYAEVGRRVGASEEEVLARVAAMADGGVIRRLGANFTSRKLGYSSTLVAARVPPDKLDHFVAVVNRYPGVTHNYLRRHRFNVWFTLIAESAERLNQILEEISLASGVAEILSLPAQEIFKIKVDFPV
- a CDS encoding universal stress protein — its product is MDFKAILVATDFSDCAGAAFQVAQKLARQFGAKIVLLHVIQQRIVARMAEHLKVAPDTLLPAFREEAQQNLDAFLGKCCASGLEVTSMVTVGIPFQEIAVVARDLAADLIVMGGYGRSGRGPIEEVFFGSTAEKVVRLLPCPVLCVPWESQAPTRGNPL
- a CDS encoding RNA polymerase sigma factor; protein product: MHLTEIYDQYYQKVRRFILHTVRNEWVADDLVQETFIRINHNLADVRDASKLKAWIFRIAYNICQDYFRRQGKTANLGLEEISGEPAAAKAPTIQKELEQGQMRKCVFGLVNHLPESLRSVIILSDISEFSQREIAEILGITVDNVKIRLHRARKKLKALLLAGCLTIWLAMVSLSAAAPLQQKIAALKFSGALSQEDQNYLGLEKPGPFTLQDIKAPYVLIEITRTT
- a CDS encoding carboxymuconolactone decarboxylase family protein, whose translation is MEEKTQLLVCLGAAVAANCIPCFDYYYQKAQACGLAPEDIQAAVECAYKIKNNINMLMKNSVRTLTGQEGDACPLPNDKCSPKCGS
- the rimI gene encoding ribosomal protein S18-alanine N-acetyltransferase produces the protein MHILNLAVAPDRRRRGIARRLLAEGLAQARELGAALAWLEVRTSNLAAQALYESFGFREVGRRPGYYEDTREDAILLTLEWGETGET
- a CDS encoding chemotaxis protein CheW, whose amino-acid sequence is MHFVEDDPENEVAPGLPGLRGGLELGRRHERPDRSGSALLCPAGERSVALVVDEVLGRREVVVKPLRPPLGLLKEYSGAALLEDGSVVLVLDPAALLP
- the trxA gene encoding thioredoxin, with the protein product MPDDPIVHLNDGNFDEEIKRIEAPVLVDFWAAWCGPCKTIASSLEQLASEMAGRAVVAKVNVDESGDLSNRFGIRSIPTLMVFKGGRVVDQMIGAAPKEQIRRLIERHLA
- the rsmA gene encoding 16S rRNA (adenine(1518)-N(6)/adenine(1519)-N(6))-dimethyltransferase RsmA, with the translated sequence MRAFTRSKPDPPRARRRFGQHFLADSRAVHRIVDALAPAADEPVLEIGPGQGALTSRLIGAASRIAAVEVDRGLAAALRQRFDPEKLLLFERDVLSLDLADVAPALSCPPGAPLAVVGNLPYNISKPVAMKLVAERESVSRAVLMFQREVADRLTAGFGTRAYGPLTVLAGRAYRVTALFDLSPAAFRPRPAVTSTVTRWERRPPDDLPPALEPALRACLAACFAHRRQTLLNNVRAALPGGVDEARALLASAGLDPGARAEAVPPEGFLILASFWPRGD
- a CDS encoding tetratricopeptide repeat protein encodes the protein MSRPPKNQRATGDGKPAGSFPALAIVLVTLASVIPYAPVMGGGFAQDDHAIVEQNPLVRGGGIAAIFGTDYWSGGAPGGESALYRPVTILSFAAERGSDGSVDPAGAHRVNIALHALVSLALLFLARRCGASWHLAAAAGLLFAVQPVHSGAVSGLVGRAEVLAALFTIGALLAHTAAGPWGGARRSRLAPAAPYLSGAMVFLALGSKETAIAAPFLLAALDLAFRPPERHRRLEWLGARAFALAPTVVASLAFLALRARALGSAFAVQKPVLADNPLVALHGVERVATALGLAARAAGLMILPLRLTPDYSGPVIPRETGILAPLPLAGVLVLLVLALLALAPALLRPARSAGGPDPFGLLRRSAFAATFCLLPYLVVGNLLVPIGVIFAERLLYLPSAGFCLLVACAAEEVLARSRPTGGARRPIAAALLTLLAAACLGAAVRTSRASAEWRSDERLWEAAVRSTPTSPRAQFTLGKIREEHGRDGEAYELFDRATRLWPYFSSAWYEKGLLLSKRGDLAPAEAAFRKAIDQNPRLEGAVLGLGAALERLGRREDAARALREAAGRLPRSAGIAEALGDVLFRSGRYGEAADAYHRAASLGRPDLAARERAARARAAGA
- a CDS encoding ribonuclease J codes for the protein MPSPPRIEIVPLGGLGEFGMNLMLYRHGQDCIVVDAGMMFPGAEHLGVDVVIPNLDYLDVCGTIHGVLLTHGHEDHTGALPYLLARREVPVHAAPFTLGLVRARLSEHDLAVRGLLRPLPTDGTKLTLGPFAIETLPVAHSIPQAAMLVIRTPVGTVVHTADFKLDPTPMDGVGADLSVLARLGDEGVLALLSDSTNADRPGFTPGERTVVPVLDSLLASARARVFVTSFASNIERLQQVTALAGRHGRKVALLGASMLGHSDVAERLGLLKIPAGLRVDAETAMNLPRERALILATGSQGEPMSALARIAVDEHRDARVEEGDLVIHSARTIPGNEKSIGRMINHLLRRGADVVTQAEAPVHVSGHPAREELKLLLRLLRPKFLIPIHGEYRQLREHARVGREAGLASDAVIVADSGDLIALTENECRIVDRVPVGQVFIDDALEEVDLSVLRDRRRIAGDGIVVTVVAVDRVSGGVNGTPEIISRGFLPEGGEETVLEEARHVVSLSLAEATPEERADEGLLKARIATDLKRFLRRRTQRRPLIVPVLVEL
- a CDS encoding DNA translocase FtsK; this encodes MDVSSRRPRKRHGLGEVVGILLLTLAAVVVLALATYDTADPSLFHWLPAPRPTHNWTGWVGASIAEGLVQCFGLAAFLVPLILALIGWTRLTGHGFAASYEKLLGYGVVLVALSALLDLLYGSVAFGGWNPSAGGELVGRGAASALVALLGGSGAWIAAAGCLAAGIVLATRFSFVRAGETLLQATAALGRRAAARFAAFRESRRRAAQKRALIRKHAKRAASSPAPSEAAEEPVPAPDAKPRPSIRVPQEPEVVAAKPARPMVPVGPAPKPAAPSRQPQLPMEHGDGGIALPPIELLNEPAPQQGEDEKELLARARQITEKLREFALEGSVVAIHPGPVVTTFEFKPEAGVKYSKVTGLVDDLCLALKAESVRIDRMPGRSTIGVEVPNRHQETIYPRQLLSSERFRGSKSKLSLALGKDISGAVFTAELDRMPHLLIAGATGAGKSVGLNGMIASILYKASPRDVRFIMIDTKMIELGIYADIPHLLIPVVTDPKAASTALKWGVREMEQRYRKLASVGVRNLEQYNALLAQEPGRTMTDERTGEPIPLGHLPYVVIVIDEMADLMMVSSADVEESVMRLAQMARAVGIHMILATQRPSVDVITGTIKANFPARIAYRVSQRVDSRTIIDQGGAEQLLGRGDMLFLPSGSSRLVRLHGGFVTEAELNRITAFLKKQAKPVYDESVLKEPEEERTGYDAGERDSMFVDAVRMVLQEGQCSITLIQRRLRLGYARAARIVDMMEQEGIIGPADGSKPREVLVGPEVLGGLEAPRP